A stretch of Acropora palmata chromosome 9, jaAcrPala1.3, whole genome shotgun sequence DNA encodes these proteins:
- the LOC141892421 gene encoding prolactin-releasing peptide receptor-like, whose protein sequence is MNSSSFPTELANSTDHETSSGGGISEGYVIGVTVYAVIIFVVAIFGNSLVIYVVCAREHMRNSTNILIANMAVADILMACIVPYVLKWLFVKRRWFGTIMGTILCKFFHSTQALSVACSVISLVFISLDRCLVILFPMRHIVTSKVLKASLVAAWIYSLVVAVPLMVVANVHAETKGNYVCSESGWPSQKAKQSYLLAFVIGTYVIPLVVITISYVLIAVKLCKRELPGVTTPESQKKAHETTKKAITMLVTVVVVFALCWLPLQAREIMIIFIPETSKLFSLELMVFLTWIGISNSAINPCLYVIFSENFRREFGRILSCTKEKRSDSYLGIPATRATPLNTPIMSRRVLSATNIHEAVPLRHLTVNHRLP, encoded by the exons ATGAACAGCAGCTCCTTTCCCACAG aATTGGctaactcaacagatcatgaGACAAGCAGTGGGGGTGGCATCAGCGAGGGTTACGTTATTGGAGTTACAGTGTACGCTGTCATTATCTTTGTTGTCGCCATCTTTGGTAACTCATTGGTGATCTATGTTGTCTGCGCGAGGGAACACATGAGAAATTCAACCAATATCCTCATTGCCAACATGGCAGTTGCCGATATATTAATGGCGTGCATCGTGCCGTATGTACTGAAGTGGCTGTTTGTTAAAAGGCGATGGTTTGGAACTATTATGGGAACAATCCTTTGTAAGTTTTTTCACTCCACTCAAGCGTTGTCTGTGGCCTGCTCTGTAATAAGTCTTGTTTTCATCAGTCTTGACCGTTGTCTTGTCATCTTGTTCCCCATGCGACATATTGTGACTAGCAAAGTGTTAAAGGCGTCTTTAGTAGCAGCTTGGATCTATTCACTAGTTGTAGCAGTTCCTCTAATGGTTGTTGCAAATGTTCACGCTGAAACCAAAGGAAACTACGTTTGCAGCGAATCTGGTTGGCCTTCACAAAAGGCTAAACAGAGCTATTTATTAGCCTTCGTTATCGGCACCTATGTCATTCCCCTTGTTGTTATCACCATTTCGTATGTACTCATAGCCGTCAAACTTTGCAAACGCGAATTACCTGGAGTAACCACGCCAGAAAGTCAAAAGAAAGCGCACGAGACGACCAAGAAAGCAATCACTATGTTGGTGACAGTGGTGGTGGTATTTGCACTCTGTTGGCTTCCCTTACAAGCTCGTGAAATCATGATTATTTTCATTCCGGAAACAAGCAAACTCTTTTCACTCGAGCTGATGGTCTTTCTGACTTGGATCGGAATTTCAAACAGCGCTATAAATCCCTGCTTGTATGTTATATTTTCCGAGAATTTCCGCCGCGAGTTCGGTCGTATCCTAAGTTGTACGAAGGAAAAACGTTCCGATTCGTATCTTGGTATTCCAGCAACTCGTGCCACACCCCTGAACACACCTATCATGTCCAGACGAGTGTTGTCAGCGACCAATATACACGAAGCAGTACCTTTACGACATCTTACTGTTAACCATAGACTCCCATGA